Proteins co-encoded in one Fusarium musae strain F31 chromosome 3, whole genome shotgun sequence genomic window:
- a CDS encoding hypothetical protein (EggNog:ENOG41), giving the protein MFVGLLLTGMVSSAAVSGSKGDIAPSDQAVDSTGLTPLTFNLDEISVATPGQTVHDCHPEEEGCKEKAKLLARATPATRSICASDQTYTKSECLKSNILTVFCRDGNGRVWRKWVVCEKTEICVQNDLDPPYATCKPVIDLVLWYTNSAGGSQVTEKYIHSTKKQSTSKVGNMYFDRNGNYIKLFQTDFYREPGSFFVGETLNANRAYSQSVNWADTENVKIDIKTGGDGGISVYTFLT; this is encoded by the coding sequence ATGTTCGTGGGACTCCTCCTCACTGGAATGGTCTCATCGGCTGCTGTCTCCGGCTCCAAGGGGGACATCGCCCCGAGTGACCAGGCGGTCGACAGTACTGGCCTGACCCCCCTTACCTTCAATCTCGACGAGATCTCGGTTGCAACTCCTGGTCAGACTGTGCATGACTGCCaccctgaagaagaagggtgcaAGGAAAAGGCGAAGCTACTCGCCAGAGCTACTCCTGCAACACGCAGTATTTGCGCATCGGACCAGACCTACACCAAATCTGAATGCCTCAAGTCAAACATCCTTACGGTCTTCTGCCGGGACGGAAATGGCCGGGTTTGGCGTAAATGGGTTGTCTGTGAGAAAACCGAAATCTGCGTTCAAAACGACTTGGATCCTCCTTATGCCACCTGCAAGCCGGTCATAGACCTTGTGCTATGGTATACCAACTCAGCTGGCGGGTCCCAAGTGACCGAGAAATATATCCATTCGACCAAGAAGCAATCCACTAGCAAAGTGGGAAACATGTACTTCGACAGGAACGGGAACTACATCAAACTCTTCCAGACAGACTTCTATCGTGAGCCTGGAAGTTTCTTTGTTGGCGAGACTCTCAACGCCAACAGAGCTTATTCTCAATCAGTCAACTGGGCTGATACGGAAAatgtcaagattgatatTAAGACTGGTGGAGATGGAGGTATTTCCGTGTATACCTTCTTGACCTAG
- a CDS encoding hypothetical protein (EggNog:ENOG41~CAZy:CE10~MEROPS:MER0034665), whose amino-acid sequence MASVEYRLAPENPYPAGYNDAVDAALFALSEAGVNKLGAQLRVLGGESAGAWYAVSVALALRDKHGVDVQSQLSAICAGYGIFDLTYTPSCLNHKRNIVLSSDAMQRFTEAAFAHVPLWDRKMSHISPLLPPAQFLVGSIDPLLDDSIFMASKWANSGNQVDLHIVDAGCHALTLIPMGDATEEGLQSLISFIKKHIE is encoded by the exons ATGGCCTCGGTAGAGTATCGCCTGGCGCCAGAGAACCCTTATCCCGCCGGCTACAACGACGCCGTCGATGCAGCCCTGTTCGCGCTGTCTGAAGCAGGAGTAAATAAGCTAGGAGCGCAGCTGCGTGTGCTTGGCGGTGAATCCGCCGGCGCATGGTATGCTGTCTCCGTTGCATTAGCTCTCCGCGACAAGCACGGCGTTGATGTGCAGTCGCAGCTCTCTGCCATCTGTGCGGGCTACGGCATCTTTGATCTCACCTATACCCCTTCATGTCTCAACCACAAACGCAACATCGTCCTGAGTAGCGATGCAATGCAGCGCTTCACAGAGGCCGCTTTTGCACATGTTCCCCTATGGGATCGCAAGATGTCTCATATCTCGCCTCT ACTGCCTCCAGCGCAGTTTCTGGTTGGGTCAATCGACCCGTTGCTCGATGACAGCATTTTCATGGCTTCCAAATGGGCCAACTCCGGCAATCAAGTGGACCTACACATCGTAGATGCAGGGTGCCACGCTCTTACACTGATACCTATGGGCGATGCTACTGAGGAAGGTCTGCAAAGCTTGATCAGCTTCATAAAGAAGCATATCGAGTAG